The region GCAGGATGGAGATGCTGATGGAGGAGGGTTTGAAAGCCATGAGGTTGAGCAGGTTGCGGTCGGGAATAGTCTGCCAGTTTAGCGATTGGTTGATGGCTTGCCAATACAAAAGTATTCCACTGCGATGACCAGCGCGAACTCTCCTCGTGAGAGACTCGGGGAGGTGTCAGTTTTTGGGTGCAGGCTGCCTAATCTTCGACCGGAATAGCCTTGACCGGGGCGGGGAGGATTTGGCTGGGTTTAAGCAACTCTCCAGTTTTGCTGTCGACGGGAATGGCGACCGGGATAGGATGGTTGGCAGCCGTGTCCGTCGTTTCAGAAGGGATCGTCAAAGCGGAGGTATGAGCGGGGACGATCCAGCTGACTTTGGCGGTTTCCACGGAGGAGATGGCGGGGAGAGAACGAACGGAGGCCGATGGAGGGGATGCGACAGGAGCCTCTTCAGTTTTGGCACCGAAGTTGAACATGGCATTGGCAAACATGAGACCACCGCCGAGCAGGACGATTCCGCCGGTGACCATCGCCGTGGTGACGTAGGAGCCGCGTCGGGCGGCACCTCTGCGCTCGGGACGACGGGCGCGGAATTGGCGAGAGCGAATCCATGGGCCGAGGTTGGAGACGAGATAACGGTAGTCCTTGGCTCCGGCGAGGGGCGGGGGCTGGAGCTGGTCGAGAATGGCACTGGCATCGACCTTCAAAAATGCGGAGTAGGTGCGCAGGAAACTCTTGGCGTAGGTCAGCCCGCCGTGGCTGTTGTAATTGTCGTCCTCAAGGTCCTGCAGCCGGGCTGCGGGGATGCGGGTCTTGTGAGCGACATCAAGCAGGCTCAGACCGCGTTTGGTGCGGGCTTGACGAAGTTGGGAACCGAGGGAGAGGGACATGGCAGGTGGTTTGTGGGAAACCGGGCGGAACTAGGCGGATGAACAGTCTATTAGATACTGTGATACGTTTCAAGCTTTTCGAATGCGCCTATAGTTCTACAAGAATTTCGCGGGGCTTGGCGCCTTCGCCGGGGCCGATGATGCCGCGTTCTTCCAAAATGTCCATCATCCGGGCGGCGCGGGTGTAGCCAAGTCGCAACCGGCGCTGGATGAGGCTGGTGGAGGCTTTTTTCTCGGCGGAGATGATGTCGAGAACTTTTTCGAGAATGGCTTCGTCCTCGGGGGTGGTGGTGCCTTCGTCTTCGTCGTCGTCCCAGTTGTCGGAGTCGTCACCGAGGGTGGCTTCGAAAACGGGCTGGCCTTGTTCGCAGACAAAATCGACGAGTTGCTGGATTTCGTCGTCGGTGACCATGGTGCCCTGGGCGCGGATGAGCTGGCTGGTGCCGGGGGGGAGATAAAGCATGTCGCCTTTGCCAACCAGTTTGTCGGCACCTTTGCGGTCCATGATGACGCGGCTGTCGAGGGCGCTGGAGACCTGAAAGGCGATGCGGCAGGGGATGTTGGCCTTGATGGTGCCGGTGACGACATCGGCACGAGGGGTTTGGGTGGCGACGATCATGTGAATGCCGGCGGCACGAGCTTTTTGGGTGATGCGCTGGATGGCGCCCTCGATGTCGGCGGGGGCGGTTTGCATGAGGTCGGCAAGTTCGTCGATGATCACGACGATGTAAGGGAAGGTGTCGGGGACTTCGAGTTCGGGTTCTTTGCGCGGAGGTGGTTCGCTGTTGCCTTCCCAGAATCCGCCGGGGCTGTAGCCGTCTTCAGCGTCCAGTTCATCAA is a window of Phragmitibacter flavus DNA encoding:
- a CDS encoding helix-turn-helix domain-containing protein, with the translated sequence MSLSLGSQLRQARTKRGLSLLDVAHKTRIPAARLQDLEDDNYNSHGGLTYAKSFLRTYSAFLKVDASAILDQLQPPPLAGAKDYRYLVSNLGPWIRSRQFRARRPERRGAARRGSYVTTAMVTGGIVLLGGGLMFANAMFNFGAKTEEAPVASPPSASVRSLPAISSVETAKVSWIVPAHTSALTIPSETTDTAANHPIPVAIPVDSKTGELLKPSQILPAPVKAIPVED